The nucleotide sequence AACGCCCAATTATTAAAGTTGGTGTCCTTCGCTTTGACAACTACCAGCTTCGTGAACAAATCGCCTACGCGCGCCATATACGGTTTATACTGCGAGAGGTTTGCCTTTGTGAAAACACTCCCGATAGTCGTTTTGATCATATCCAGCGTTATCTTGCCGGGCGACGCCTTCACCATATTTTCCATCTTCATCAGGTCGAGGATGGCGTTAACGAGCGAGACATTATCCTTCTGCGCGAGATTGGCCTTCATATCCTTGCCGATAATCGCGAGGAAATTGGTCATATATTCCTCGGTTTCCTTGTTATTGCTCTTCTCGAACGCGAGCCGTCCCATAGTCAGGAAGTACCCGGGGTCGGCGAACGACGGCATGGCCTTCCGCAGGTTCAGCCCGATCGTATATAAAAGGTCGTTCTTCTGGAACTGCATCGCTATACTGAACGCCCATGCGTCGAAATAAGCGTCCGCCTTCTTCAGCTCGATAAGTTTCGCGAACATCTCGTCCGCCCTCTGCATATAAGGCTGGAACTGGAACATATATCCCCTGAAGAACAGGTTCTCCATCACCATCTTGACCGTATTCAGGTCGATATTCGTCTGCTTGGCGGCGATCTGCTTTTCCAGACTGGACGCGAGAGTCAGGAGGTTGGTGGTGGTCATAGCCATCGTCTGCTGGAGGAAGTTCTCCATCCCGCCGAAATTCTTCCAAATCGGGTTCTTGGCATAATCATCCGTCGAACCCTTATAAAGCTTGAGTTGTCCTTTCAGTTGATTGAGCCATTTATCGATTTCCTTTCTGTCCTTCTCCTCGTTCTCGGGATGCTGGAGATAGTCGCGTATCAGGTAATTGAACATGACCGAATAAGTGCCGAAGGAGTTGGGATACAGGGTGAGCGCCTTATCGAGCATTTCGCCCGCCTTCGCGATCAGCTTCTCGTCCATTTTATTATTCAGGTAGATAACCGCGATATTATGCAGTACCGATATGGAATCATGCCCGTAATACAACGCTTCCTCGAAATAGGTCATCGCGTTCGTCCATGCCTGCCAGATATGGCTATCGAGTTCCTTGATAATATCCGGGCGGGTCTCGGACGATTTAATCACCTGGAGCTCGTTGATACGGTCGAGGTAAATTTCGCCCATCTGGTAATCGTAGTTGATGACGATTTCACGGGTGAGGTAATCGAGGAATTGCGCGTTCTTGATATCCTTCCAGCGGATGAGGAAGTCGCTGAAATAGTCGGTATCCTGCGGGGACGGGTACATCTTGACAAACTTGACCATCCCGCCGGATTTCGCGACATATCCCTGCGCGGCGAGGGAGTCGATCTTTTCCATCGTAAATTTCATATCCACGCTTTTGTGGAGCCATTCGGAAAATTTCTTCTGCGCGGCCGCGAACGGGATTTCATGCACCAGTTCGAGGTAATCCACCAGCGAGTATTCGATATGCTGTACTTTATACATGATACCGTAACGGTGATAGTAATAGTCGCCGAGCGTCCACGGTTCGGGGCGTTCCCATGTCAGGTACACCGGCCGCGTCCCTATCCAGTAGGGAATAAAGTACGGGTCTTTCATATCGCGGATATCTTTATAGAACGGTTCGTAGCCCGCGAAGATATAGGTGTCGACCAGCTTCATACGGTGCTGGAGGACTTCCGGGGTGATATAACGCATGTCGCCGTAGATACGGTTGAAGATGTTCCCCTTCTGGTCGTAAGGAGTGATATCCGGGCGAAGCTTCTCCGCGTAGATAAAGTACACTGTCGCGAACACCTGGTTATCGCCGCCCTCGGTCATCAGCACCGAGTTGGGTTCGGTGGATATCATCAGGTTCTTACCATAATCATGGTTCAGCCAGTTCAGGTGATAATCGTTGTATTTAAAGTTCTTTACGAACGGGATAAGCGCGATCAGAACGACTACAAAAGAAACAATAATGGTCAGAACATTCCAGTCTTTCTTGTCGTCGGGATTCATTTCAGGATAAGACATAACATTTATCTCCTTTTTCGGGGATTTATAAGGTTATAGTTTATAACAAAACCAATAAAAAGACAATAAATTAACCTGTTCCGCCCACTGCGTGGGAGCTAAACCCGATATCATGCTGATTTCCCCCGTCAACTTCCAACCCGTGTTGAAGGCCCGGTTATCATTGAAGCCGCTCAGCGGCCTGCGTGGGGGCTAAACCCGACTGCTGCGCAGGCTATCCCCGATATCAACGTGATTTCCACCGTCGGCTTACATCCCGTGTTGATGGCACTGTCATCATTGACGAACGGTATCCGCTATGACATCGGGTAATATGGATATTGGAGTCGGAATCGCGGAATTGGTTACTTTAGTATGTAAAAAGTTTACAGGAGGGTGTTTCGGCTGCGCCCATGCTTCGACAGGCTCATGCTTCGACAGGCTCAGCATGACAATATCGTCATCCCGAGCTTGCCGAGGGATATTAACCTCTATTGCAAAATCACTTTTCAGGTACTAAAACGCAGTGATATAAATTGATTTTTTGTCTCAACCTACAGCCAGCCGAAATTTTCCGCCGTCGCTTTCATCCATTCGCCGACGGTCTGATAGACCCGCTTTTTCTTTTCGATACTATCCTTGTTCGGCGGTACGTCCATGAGTTCGGGGATTAAGGAATCGATCCGGTCAGGCCTGATTTCCTGCTCCGGCAGCAGGTACGCGAGCCAGTCCTTACGGGGTATGAAGGAGCCGTTTACCGCATAGACGAAACCGCAGAAGCATTCGAACGCCTCATGGAAATTCTGCGCCATCTGGGGATACGCCTCGCGGTACTCCCATTTTTCATAGCGGTACTCGCCGCAAAGATAAAAATACCGCCGGTAATTCACCATCGCGGTATCTCTCCGCGACCCCTGCTTTTTCGGGAATAATTGCCGGATGATAGAATCCATCTCGGGATATTTCGTGGTTAATACAACCGACTCTGAAAGGGCGAAGCATTCCGGTTCCGGTTTATTCGTATCGAATATGTGCGATAGGGTTTCCTCTTTAATCTGGAATCCCGTATCCAGAAACCGGGTACAATAATAAGGGATAAAGGGCTCCATATCCGGCCCGTATACATCCTGCAAATTCAACTTCCCCGTATCGGATATAATAGTCAGATCGACGAGAATTCCGAATTTCCCCATTCTGGCGTCCCCGCGCGCGGCCGAACCTGTCAGGAGAATGCTGGTGACATCGAACTTCGAGTCGATATCCTCCGCGAATAACTGCGCGATACGTCTTAACCCGCCGCAGAAACCCGATTGCTCCGCAATCATATCCCTGATACTTTTCATACTTTACCCCCGCTTCATTACAGCACTATCTCCTCCGGGAACCGTTCGCGGATATCGAGCATCGCGCCGAGCGCCAGCACCGTGCTCCACGCCGCGTCCGTATGGAAAAACCCCTTCGTACCGAACCCGCGGTGGATATAGTCCCAGTTCGTCTGGTTGACCTGCTCCGGCTGCCACCCGTCGAACTCCGGCCCGCGCCCGAGCCTTTCCTCCGGCGACGATACCAGCTGGACGCACGCACGCATCATCCCGCGCGCGAACTCCGCCCAGACCTCCTCGCCCGCCGCCTTCGCGAGACGCAGAAAGTCGTAGGCGATACGCATCCCGTAGAAGTCGAGATGGTGGTGCGCGACCGATACCCCGGTCATCCCGCGCGTACGGAAGCCCAGCTTGCCGAGCGGAGACCCGGACGGGAACGCCGCATCGTAAGTCCATACCCATGATAGGATATACTCCGCCGCACGCCGCGCGTATCCGGTATATTTCTTATCCGGGGTAAGCTCGTTGAGGTCGAGGAACGCGGTCAGGACGGCGCATCCCGCTTCCTTGTCGGCGCTGTCAGCGTCGAGAGTATCCGCGCCGAAATCCATCCGTTCCGCAAGCCCGCCGTAATACTCCGCCGCCTTCGCGAGCGCGGCGCGTACCGCCATGTCGCCCGAACGCAGACGTTCGAGCTCTACGAGCAATGTGATAATATAGGCGCCGTTCGTGCCGTATCCGTCGAGCTCCGCGCCGTCGAGTGTCCGCCACCGTCCGAAACTCCCGTCGGGGAGCTGATGCGCGAGGTAGAACCCGGCATTCTTCCGCGCGAGTTCGAGATACTCCGGGTGTTCGCGACCGGCCTGTTTCAGGAGACTGTAGAGCCGAAGGTAGCCGGACATCGTTTCGCCGTTCGCCCGCGCGTTCACCCCGTTCTTCCAGTCGTCACGGATGCCCGCGCCGAGATACCCGCCCCATTCCTTCTTCCTGAGACTGTACATATCCTGATGCGCGCCGTTATCGAACGTGCGGGAGATGAAAAACGCCGCGATGCCCTCGGCGGTGTCGGACTCGCCGAGCCGCGCGTACACAGTCGCCGCCTCCATCCCGCGTACCAGAAAACTCCCCGCAGTAAATTCATAGTAGCTCTGGAACAGCCCGTTACCCTTGCCCATCTTCACCCATACCCGCCCGGTATCGTCATGCTCGGTCAGGAAACGGAGGTGCGCGAGACGGCGCGCGAAGAACTCCGCGTAATCGGGAGTTTTCCCCTCCGCCGGGGCGAATTTTCCCCATGCCGCGCGGAAGATAGGCAGGTAAAAGTCCGCCGAGGTATGCGGGTTGTTATCGCTCAAGATATAGAAATCCCGTCGATAGACGTAGGGAATCTGCCCGGTTTTTATGGTAAGCGTCCGCCCTGTCGGGGCGGTCTGACCGCCGAGCACGATGCCCTTCTCGGTATAAGTCTTCGGAGTCTCGATAAACGGTATGGACAACCGGAACACGGGCGTATCCCCCTCGAGGAAGGCCGACGCGCTCCCGGTAAAACTATCGTCATGCGCGGGCGACATAAATACCCCGCGATAACCGGAATCCCCGTAGAGCGCGGTGCATCCCGGAAACGGCATCCTGTCCTCGCGGAACGACCACGGTACCGTAAGCCCGCCCCTCGGGAACTTGCCCTCGCCATGCTCGTTACCGCCGTACATCACCGCCGGCACAAGCCGTTGATCGAATCCCTGTCCGGGCGCGATGAGGTCGAAATAGAGGCGATACTCCCCGGGGCGCGTGATACGCCATTCCCGTTCGATACGCACCCCGTCATCCTCGTCGAAAAAACGGTCGGTAACAGTCAGCCCGATAAATTTCGCGGCCGCGGTCGTCCCGTCGATACTCACGAGCTCGGTCGGCAGCAGGATAGAGCCGTTATGCAGCACCGTGTAACGGATATACCCGGTCAATCCGTCGTCGTAGAGCGCGATATGATTCGCCTTAGGCAGCAATTCAATCCCGGGCATACTGTTCCTCCGAATTTATCACCGTTTGCTTGATTTTTTAAAATAAAAACTATCATAATAAGAGAGACCCAGTCTGTCAATAAGAATAACGTAACGGAGGGAAAAATGTACGATAAATACCGGGTTGCCGAGGATACGCATGTCAAACTGAAAGATTACGACCCCGCCGACAACGGGAAATTCGATAAGGCCGAGATGGAGGAGAAGACCGCGAAAAATCTCGAAGCGATGGACGAGCTCCAATATAAACTCTACGCCGAGGGGAAACGTTCGCTTCTCATCGTGCTTCAGGCGATGGACGCGGGCGGAAAGGACGGCACTATCCGCAAGGTGTTCGGCATCCTGAATCCGCAGGGCGTGCATGTTACCCCGTTCAAGTCGCCGACCGCCGAGGAGCTTTCCCACGACTTCCTCTGGCGTATCCACAGGAACACTCCCGCGAAGGGGTTGATCGGCATCTTCAACCGTTCCCACTACGAGGACGTGCTGATCGTGCGGGTCAACGACTGGATCGGCGATAAGGAGTGCGAACGGCGCTATAAGCAGATCAACGAGTTCGAGCGGATGCTGACCGACAGCGGCACGACCGTCCTGAAGTTCTATCTCCATATATCGAAGGACGAGCAGAAGAAGCGTTTCATGGAACGGCTGAACGACCCATCGAAGAAGTGGAAGTTCTGCAAGGGCGACCTCGATACCCGCAAGCAATGGGACAAATATATGCAGCAGTTCGAGGATGTATTCCGTAATACCAGTACCGGGCGCGCGCCGTGGTACATCGTACCGGCGGATAACAAGCGTTACCGGAACCTTGTCATCAGCAGTGTAGTCAGGGAGACCCTCGAGAAGATGGACCTCAAGTACCCGGAGCCGGAAGAAGGGCTGGAGGGACTCGTCATCGAATAGGAGCTCCCATGAAATCAATCAATACCGCCGCGATATTACTGGTACTGACGGTTGTTCCGTTATCCGGGGTCGCGCTCAAAACCAACTCGATGTATCATCCCGATAAGAAAAAGAATTGTATCATCGGGTGCAACCCCGAAAGCGCATTTTTCGCGCAGGCGCTGAATATTTCCAATATGTCGTTTATCATGCTCGACGCGTACGGGAGAATGTACGGCCCGTTCGGTTCGAACTCCCATACCGCTATCAGCCCGGACTGCACGGGTTACGCGTACACTAAGAGCGCGGACGGAAAGGACTCCGTATATGTCGACGGCGAAAAACTCGCGTCATACGATGAAGTCAAATTCCTAAAATTCCTTCCCGACAATACCGAACCGTCATTCGTATTCGAGGAAAACGGAAAGGAATATCTCTATTATAAGGGAATGTCCATCGGGGGATTCGACGAGATAACCGGGCTTGCATTGGCGGGCGATTCTAAAAGCTACGGGCTGATCTACCGGACCCACAGGAGCTATTACGTCCATACCGGGTTCACCAACGCCGGCCCGTACCTGAACTGCAAAGAATTGAAAATGTCCTACAACGGGCATTCCTGCGTCTTTATCGCGAAAACAACAAATACTACCTACCCCGGCGCGTCGAAGGACGCGGAAACCTCGATCAGCGCGGACGGTTCTATGAAGGGGATTTGCTACCTGAAAGAGAATTTATATTATGTGAGAGTCAACGATACGGAGTACGGGCCGTACGAATTCGCGTCCGCGCCCATATTTGGGAACGCCCCCGGGGAATTCGCGTTTTATTATGTAAATAGCGGAGGGTCTTTTATCCGTTACGGCGAACAAGTCATAGGCCCGTACGATTTCGCCTATAATTTTATATTCCTGCCGGGAAACCCCGGCTTCGCGTATATCGCCCAATCCGGCGGTAATTACTTTATCCGGCTGGGAGAGACCGAGGTTCTCGGGCCGTACCGTTACGCGGATATCCGCCTGATCGGCGGTAAGCTTCACCTGCTTATCGGGGCGAACGGGTCATTTTACTTCTGCGAGATGAAATAACCCTTCGGCATCCGCTGTCCGCGCCTCGACTTCGCCCGGCGGCCGCGTGCACTTCGGCATCCCCTACGGAAATACAGGCAGGCTCAGGGTGACTGTATTAGAAATCCCAATCGGTATTCCACCTATATAGACTGCTTCGTCATTTCATTCCTCGCAGTGACAAAATGACTATACCCCGGCTTCGCTCGGCTACCACATGCACATCGGCATCCCTTACGGGAATACAGGCAGGCTCAGGGTGACGAGGGCGGTCATACACAGTGTAATTAAAAAAGCCCCGGGCCTTTCGGCTTGTTGACAAACTGTTTTGTGTCATTGCGAGGCGTCATGGTGAGCCTGTCGAACCATAGCCGAAGCAATCTATCTTATTAATGTGTATAATGTTATATAGACTGCTTCTTCGCTTTGCTCATCGCAGTGACGGAAAATAGTTAAATTTCTGTCTTCGTCAACAGCCCCCTTTCGGCGCGGGGCGTCCATCAGTTTTATCCGGTACAAGTTTGAACTATTCGGAAATCTTGAAAATCACTTTTTTCAACCCGTTATACCCCTCGAAATAGAGCGCGCCGTTGAAGAGTACCGGGGCGCCGAACTCGCTGTCGAATGTTACCCCGCCGTCGGCGTCGATATTCTGGATCGCCTGCCCGTCATAGACGAACGGATAATACTTCGCCGCGGGACCCTGGCCGCGGAAGAACACCATCGTCGAATAATAGACCGGGTTTTCGTAATACTCTAGCAGCGACGAGTTATTCAGTACGGTCGATATGACCGAACCGTCGAATACGAACGGGAGATAGGTTCCCGCGGTATCGATACCGCCGAACAGGAGATTACTCCCCGCGACAACCGGATAATAGAACTTGTTGGTGTATTCCAGCGAATCGTTCATCGTGTTAAAAACGCCCATGCTGTCGATATAGTACATTTTATCGATACCCGCCAGCCACGGGTCATTATGTCCTTTGAAGAATATCCTTCCGTCGAAGATAATAGGTTCCTGGAAGAAACGCTGGTAATCCATCGAAAAGTCCCCGACATCCTTGATGGAGCTGCCGTCAAAATAGTAGACATGCTCCTGAGCCATGGAGTTATTGCCCTCGAAATAAAGGTCGTTTCCATAGAGAATCGGGTAGTCGAAGCCGCTCACATAAACGCTCGAAGTTATCGGTACGTTGGTAATCGCGCCGTTCAGGATCACATATAGCGGAAGTTTTCCGACATTGTTATCCCCCCGGAAATACAGCGCCCCGTTATACTCGATCCCGTTGGCGAAATCCCTGTTATAATCACTCCCCGCTGCCACGGTCAAATTGATAATTGAACTCCCGTCATGCGCGTAAGCTTTGAACTTACTCCCGTCGAAGCCCCGGAAGTACAGCTTGTTACCGGAAACAAAAGGTTCGCTGAACCCGGAAATATAGTCGCATCCGCTGTCGATAACGGCATCGCAGATATAGGAGTTCACGCAGAAATATAATTTTTCAGCCCCGTTGGTAGCCACGCCCCGGAAAAAGACCAGCCCGTAGAACGATACCGGCGACATGAAATTGCTCACATAATCGCAGCCTGTGTTGATATTCAGGTCGTACACCGCCGCTCCGTCAAACCCATACGCCAGACGGGTCGCGGATGCGTCCTTTCCCTCGAAGAAGAGGGTATCCCCCACCACTACGGGATAGGCAAAACCGCTGTCATAACCCCCGCTTGCCGTGCCCGCGTAACGGATCTTCAGTATCGATATAGTCGAGGATTCGACGTCCGATACGGTCATCCCGTCCTTAGCCGCGCACGCCTTCAGCGTCAAAGTGTAAGTTATAACGACATTCGTACCTGTAATAGCCGTACCGCTCGTGCGCGGGTCGGTACCGTCGATCGTGTACTTGATCGTCGCGCCCGCAGTCCCGCATGTCATCCATGCATACTGGTTGGTCAGGAACACACCGCCCCCGGGTATGATGGAAGGTTTCGCCACTTTCGGGGTGGTCGTCTTATCCCCGTCAGCAGCAGGACCGGCACATGCGGCAAGTACCCCAAAAAGCGCCGCGATAAACAACACCCATAAACCGCTTCGTCTTTTCATAGAAATCTCCTTTCACAGTCGTTATTCTACTATAACATTAATTGAGCCTAATTTCAATAGATTAAATGAAATAAACTGAATTTTTATCAAATAGTAAGTGTTTAATATACAATGATATAGAGAATTATTTAAATATTTTATCCGGTTTTTACGGATAAAATACTATAGACGGGAGGGATGGAATAGAACGGTTAAAACGATGCGAGCTCTGCGAGAATATTACGGTACTCGCTCTTTCCCATTTCCTTCATCAGCAGATCGTATGCCGTGCGGTCGAGCCCGATATAACTGTTTTCCAGCCGGAAATTACCGTTTTCGATACCGGACTTATACCCTAAGGAACGGAGAAGCGCGGCGACTTCCTCGATGCGTTCGTCGATAGCGGAGATCAGCGATGTGTACCGTTCGTCGATTTTCGCGAAAACCTGCCTGAACACCTGATTATCCATGATGTCTTTATATATCGAAGGGTGTTTTTCCTTCGCATAGAGGAGATAAGCAAGAATCCAATATCTGAATTCGGCGTATGCGCTATAGGTACTGACGATCCCGCGGATGTACTCGCCCCATGTAGTATCGTCCTGTTCCAGTTCGGTGCGGAAATAATCGAACAGCGAATAAACGGTCATCGCGCCATGATAGTAAGCGTTATACTCGTCGAGCAGAGCGAAAATCCCGTTCATCTGGGTGGATTGATACTTATGCGACGGATAAACATATACCTCGAAGCGGAAGGTCTGGAGTTTCTGCGGCACGAATTTATTAAGCTCCCCGCAGGGAAAGGTCTTCCCGAAACTCACCAGCACAGTTTCCTGTTCATCGATGCAGTAGGTATAATAATTGTACATGTAATCATATTCCCCCGTATCCCGAAGGATCAGGTACGAGTACTGCTTCGTAAACCCGTGATTCATCTCATGTACCGCGGTGGAAAGGCAACCGATCCGGTCGATCGGGGTCGAGCCATGTATGTACTCCTGATAACCCCCATCTTTTGAAAAAGAGATGGAAGATCCGCCAAGGTCTATCTTTTCAGGATAGTTGTCCAACGCCGCGATAATCGAATACCCTGTGGGATAATACTGATAGAGTATCTTGAGGAGATTGTCCTTTGGGGGTTGTTTCGCCTTGATGGAAACACTCCCCGGAATCTTATCCTGCGAGCCGGCTTTTTTAGCGGTTTTATTCATGGGAGGAAGCCCCGGGGTTTTATAGGCAGACTCCGCCGAAAAAATTCCGTTCGCGATAAGCATCGACAGAATAATCGTACCGAATAGTGTTTTCATAATACCCCCCGGAATAGGTTTAGGAAGCATATTATGATAGACTCAACAATGAGAAAATGTAAAGATATTGTTGGAAATAAAGCGATGCGCGCCGATTGAGTTAATGTACGCCTTTGGACGCGAGGAACGGGACATACTTCATATCAAGGTACTTGATATGCTTGATCAGCCAGTCGCGCAGGAAATTCAGGACGTCGAGCGATACGAGCATCTGCCCGTTCTCGAAATTTTTCCGGTGCTGCGCGAGTTTTTCGATAAAATCATGGTGCTGAGTTTTCTGCGCGTCCAATTCGGGGTATTTATGTTTGATGAGTAAATTCTCCTCATCGGTAAAATGTACCGCCGTGTAACTTTCCAATTCGGCGAACACCTCAGCGAGAGCCTGGCCGCCCTTCCCGTGGTTCATCGCCTCATGCAAGGTATTGATGATGCCGACGAGTTTTTTATGCTGGGTGTCGATTAACGCTATATTCGTATTCAGTTCGTCACGCCATTCGATAAAATCCATAGAGCGCTCCTTGAAATTCCAACTTTTTTACTTAATCCCTTTTTCGGTCAGGTAGACGGCGTATTTCTTATCCGAATCCGCGATATGGGAAATCAGCCAGTCCCTCAGGAAGTTCAGTACCTCAATAGAGACGAGCATCTTGCCCGACGCGAAATCCTGCTTGAACTGCTTCACCTTACTGACAAAATCGTCATGCTGGAACTTATGCCTGCCCAGCTCCGGGTATCCGTTATCGCTGAGTATTTTTTCCTCATAGGTGAAATGCACCGCGGAATAATTGGCCATCTCATCCAGGATAGATTCGAGGACGGACTTTCCCTTTCCTTCTCTCATCGCATCGTGAAGCGAATTAATCAGATCGACCAGCTTTTTATGCTGGTTATCAATATCCGCGATCTTAATATCCAGACTCGCGCTCCATTGCAGGTATCCCATAATAATGCCTCCTTTAATTTCCTCAATTTAGCGGCAACGAAACCCATGAGAAATCATCACTAGGATTCTTCATTGATTTTTTTAAGGCTGCTCAAGTATTCCTGATAGAGAATATTTTCTTCACGATTGATTCTATCCGCCAGTAATGCGCATAAACCGCCGAAGGAGCGGGCAAAATCAAAACCAGTACTGTCGGCAGAATATTTTTCAAAGAAATCTTCCACTTTTTCTAAAACAGTATCCATATCCTTGATAAACAGTTCCATTGTTTCGCGGATATGCTTGTCTTTCAAACCAGCTTGCTTTAAAACAGGATATAGATTTTTATCCTCGCTTTTTAAATGTTCTATCAGCATATTCTTCATAGAAAAAAGAAAATTCCTTCCTTCCCGGGTGGATATCCCTTTATCTTTTACATTTTTAATTGCCTCTTTAATTTCCGCATGTTCTTTTTGAAATTCTTCCAGATGGCTCTTCATTTTTTCAATACCTCGCGATTACAATAGTACGTTTAAATAATCACCCCATTAACAAACCAATATAAGCCGTGCGATAACCTTCCACCCTTTCAGAATAAGTTTATGCCAGCCCCTTCGGGCTTAAAAACGGGATATATTTCTTATCCGTCTCCGCTATATGATTGATAGTCCAGTCCCGCAGGAAGGTCAATATTTCTATAGAAAGAAGCATCTTCCCTTCGATGAAACCGTTCTGAAAATCGGTAACTTTTTTTATAAAGGACTCATGCTCCGCTTTATGCGCGGGATAATTGGGATACTGATACTTCAGCATCAGTTTTTCCTCGGCAGTGAAATGCTCCACGGAATACTTGGCAAGTTCGTCAAGGGTTACCGATAGAACATCCTTGCCCTTCCCCTGCTTCATAGCGTCATGCAGCAGATTTATCAGATCGATCAGGCGCTGGTGCTGGCGATCAATCTCGGGGATATTTACACTCAGCGTATCGTTCCATACCATAAATCCCATATCGGCCTCCAAATAACTTTATCATATAAAGATATACAGGATTCAATAAAATGTCAAAGGTTTCTGTTCACCTTAACATCTACTCCCAAGAACGTGAGTACATATTTGCATCGAATAACCGGGCGGTCTTCATTTAAATCCTTTGGTGTTCAGAAACATTCCGAACTTTGTATCGACCTCGGCGATATGATTGACAGTCCAGTCCCTGAGGAAATTCATCA is from Brevinematales bacterium and encodes:
- a CDS encoding chitobiase/beta-hexosaminidase C-terminal domain-containing protein, with protein sequence MKRRSGLWVLFIAALFGVLAACAGPAADGDKTTTPKVAKPSIIPGGGVFLTNQYAWMTCGTAGATIKYTIDGTDPRTSGTAITGTNVVITYTLTLKACAAKDGMTVSDVESSTISILKIRYAGTASGGYDSGFAYPVVVGDTLFFEGKDASATRLAYGFDGAAVYDLNINTGCDYVSNFMSPVSFYGLVFFRGVATNGAEKLYFCVNSYICDAVIDSGCDYISGFSEPFVSGNKLYFRGFDGSKFKAYAHDGSSIINLTVAAGSDYNRDFANGIEYNGALYFRGDNNVGKLPLYVILNGAITNVPITSSVYVSGFDYPILYGNDLYFEGNNSMAQEHVYYFDGSSIKDVGDFSMDYQRFFQEPIIFDGRIFFKGHNDPWLAGIDKMYYIDSMGVFNTMNDSLEYTNKFYYPVVAGSNLLFGGIDTAGTYLPFVFDGSVISTVLNNSSLLEYYENPVYYSTMVFFRGQGPAAKYYPFVYDGQAIQNIDADGGVTFDSEFGAPVLFNGALYFEGYNGLKKVIFKISE
- a CDS encoding bacteriohemerythrin produces the protein MGYLQWSASLDIKIADIDNQHKKLVDLINSLHDAMREGKGKSVLESILDEMANYSAVHFTYEEKILSDNGYPELGRHKFQHDDFVSKVKQFKQDFASGKMLVSIEVLNFLRDWLISHIADSDKKYAVYLTEKGIK
- a CDS encoding hemerythrin domain-containing protein produces the protein MKSHLEEFQKEHAEIKEAIKNVKDKGISTREGRNFLFSMKNMLIEHLKSEDKNLYPVLKQAGLKDKHIRETMELFIKDMDTVLEKVEDFFEKYSADSTGFDFARSFGGLCALLADRINREENILYQEYLSSLKKINEES
- a CDS encoding polyphosphate kinase 2 family protein is translated as MYDKYRVAEDTHVKLKDYDPADNGKFDKAEMEEKTAKNLEAMDELQYKLYAEGKRSLLIVLQAMDAGGKDGTIRKVFGILNPQGVHVTPFKSPTAEELSHDFLWRIHRNTPAKGLIGIFNRSHYEDVLIVRVNDWIGDKECERRYKQINEFERMLTDSGTTVLKFYLHISKDEQKKRFMERLNDPSKKWKFCKGDLDTRKQWDKYMQQFEDVFRNTSTGRAPWYIVPADNKRYRNLVISSVVRETLEKMDLKYPEPEEGLEGLVIE
- a CDS encoding hemerythrin family protein, which encodes MGFMVWNDTLSVNIPEIDRQHQRLIDLINLLHDAMKQGKGKDVLSVTLDELAKYSVEHFTAEEKLMLKYQYPNYPAHKAEHESFIKKVTDFQNGFIEGKMLLSIEILTFLRDWTINHIAETDKKYIPFLSPKGLA
- a CDS encoding hemerythrin family protein, with translation MDFIEWRDELNTNIALIDTQHKKLVGIINTLHEAMNHGKGGQALAEVFAELESYTAVHFTDEENLLIKHKYPELDAQKTQHHDFIEKLAQHRKNFENGQMLVSLDVLNFLRDWLIKHIKYLDMKYVPFLASKGVH